A window of Methanolobus sediminis contains these coding sequences:
- the htpX gene encoding zinc metalloprotease HtpX: protein MGNMLKTTLLLASLTGLLVIVGQLLGGTSGMIIAFIFAIVMNFGSYWYSDKIVLKMYRAQEVTAAEAPQLYGIVQKLAMRANMPMPKVYIVNTSMPNAFATGRDPQHAAVAATTGILDLLNAEELEGVLAHELSHVKHRDTLISAIAATIAGVITMIATWVKWAAIFGGFGSRDSEGGGNIIGFLALAIVAPIAATVIQFAISRSREFAADEEGARISQKPWALASALEKLEYGSNNYRPRRGDVQASETTAHMFIVNPLKGHSLMNLFRTHPATEERIRRLRAMH from the coding sequence ATGGGAAATATGCTAAAAACCACTTTATTACTGGCATCTCTTACCGGTTTACTGGTTATTGTAGGCCAGTTGCTCGGTGGAACGTCAGGAATGATAATTGCATTCATATTTGCAATTGTCATGAACTTTGGAAGCTACTGGTATAGTGATAAAATAGTCCTGAAAATGTATCGTGCTCAGGAAGTTACTGCAGCCGAAGCTCCGCAATTATATGGAATTGTACAGAAACTTGCCATGCGTGCAAATATGCCAATGCCAAAGGTATATATTGTGAATACTTCAATGCCAAATGCATTTGCAACAGGCAGAGACCCACAGCATGCAGCAGTAGCTGCAACCACCGGGATACTTGACCTGTTAAACGCAGAGGAACTTGAAGGTGTCCTTGCACACGAACTTTCACATGTAAAACACAGAGACACGCTCATTAGTGCCATTGCAGCAACCATTGCCGGTGTCATTACAATGATCGCAACCTGGGTCAAATGGGCGGCAATATTTGGCGGTTTCGGTAGCAGAGACAGCGAAGGCGGCGGGAATATTATCGGATTCCTTGCGCTTGCTATCGTAGCACCAATTGCAGCAACGGTCATCCAGTTTGCAATTTCAAGATCAAGGGAATTCGCAGCGGATGAAGAAGGAGCACGCATATCACAGAAACCCTGGGCTCTTGCCAGTGCCCTTGAGAAACTGGAATATGGAAGCAACAACTACCGTCCAAGAAGAGGCGATGTACAGGCATCCGAAACCACTGCGCACATGTTCATCGTAAACCCGCTGAAAGGACACTCTCTGATGAATCTGTTCAGGACACACCCTGCAACAGAGGAACGTATAAGGCGTCTGCGTGCAATGCATTAA
- a CDS encoding DUF488 domain-containing protein: MKCYTIGYGNRQLDEFIFMLAKNRITHLVDIRRYPQSTFKEYDRESLEDILPKNGILYYHCEGVGGMRDSTYVEYMDTESFQSSLKKLISLISKVNSEDGRIVLMCAEKSPKGCHRHYLSNKLEEKGIEVIHLVEQGQTSLFNF, translated from the coding sequence ATGAAGTGCTATACCATAGGATACGGAAATCGGCAGCTTGATGAGTTTATTTTCATGCTGGCAAAGAACAGGATAACACATCTGGTCGATATACGAAGGTATCCGCAGTCAACTTTCAAGGAATATGACAGGGAGTCGCTGGAAGATATACTTCCGAAGAACGGTATTCTTTATTACCATTGTGAAGGTGTCGGAGGAATGCGTGATTCCACATACGTGGAGTACATGGATACGGAGTCATTCCAAAGCAGCCTGAAAAAACTGATTTCGCTTATCAGCAAGGTAAACTCTGAAGACGGCAGGATAGTTCTAATGTGTGCCGAGAAAAGTCCAAAAGGATGCCACAGGCACTATCTTTCAAATAAACTTGAAGAAAAAGGTATTGAGGTTATCCATCTTGTAGAACAGGGACAGACAAGCCTCTTTAATTTCTAA
- the aroA gene encoding 3-phosphoshikimate 1-carboxyvinyltransferase: MKVSVSTSKVNGEVFAPPSKSYTHRAITIAALSDDCVIHRPLMSADTLASIRAAEALGASIEKYEDRIHVKGVNGKPHVPNNVIDVANSGTTLRFMTAVSALTNGVTVLTGDSSIRNRPNQPLLDVLNKLGVEAYSTRGNGCAPIVVRGGLKGAITTIDGSISSQFISALLIACPLTTQSTTLSIKGEMKSRPYVDVTMELIEQAGAEILVEEGNTIKFIIPANQRYNLKEYTVPGDFSSASYLLAAAAVTGSTVIVKNLFPSKQGDIEIIEVLERMGAKIAWDKEKGVAEITGNGLQATTFDAGATPDLVPTIAVLAACADGTTVIENAEHVRYKETDRLHAMAMELTKMGISVREEPDQLTITGGTLRGAELHGWHDHRIIMALTIAGMVAGDTVIDTAEAVDISFPNFFEVMKELGAAVELI; this comes from the coding sequence ATGAAAGTATCTGTCAGCACTTCAAAAGTAAATGGTGAGGTTTTCGCACCACCATCAAAAAGCTATACTCATCGTGCAATTACAATTGCCGCACTGTCCGATGACTGTGTGATCCACCGTCCCCTTATGTCAGCCGATACACTTGCAAGTATCCGTGCAGCAGAAGCATTGGGAGCAAGCATTGAGAAATACGAGGATAGAATTCACGTAAAGGGAGTGAATGGCAAACCTCACGTTCCAAACAACGTCATTGATGTTGCAAACTCCGGAACTACACTGCGTTTTATGACAGCTGTGTCAGCGCTTACAAACGGAGTTACTGTACTTACAGGCGACAGTTCAATCAGGAACAGGCCAAACCAGCCTCTCCTTGATGTCCTGAACAAACTTGGTGTTGAAGCATACTCCACCAGAGGAAACGGCTGTGCACCCATAGTTGTGCGTGGAGGGCTTAAAGGCGCCATTACAACAATTGACGGGTCCATCAGTTCACAGTTCATATCAGCACTTCTTATTGCCTGTCCGCTGACCACACAGAGCACAACACTCTCAATCAAAGGTGAGATGAAGTCAAGACCATATGTTGATGTTACAATGGAACTGATAGAACAGGCAGGTGCAGAGATCCTTGTGGAAGAAGGAAATACAATCAAGTTCATCATCCCTGCAAACCAGAGGTACAACCTGAAAGAGTACACTGTTCCTGGAGACTTCTCTTCAGCTTCATACTTGCTTGCAGCCGCTGCGGTAACAGGGTCTACTGTTATAGTGAAGAACCTGTTCCCATCAAAACAGGGCGACATTGAAATAATTGAAGTCCTTGAACGTATGGGTGCAAAGATAGCCTGGGACAAAGAGAAAGGTGTGGCAGAGATCACAGGTAACGGCCTTCAGGCAACAACTTTCGATGCAGGTGCAACACCTGACCTTGTACCAACAATTGCAGTTCTGGCTGCATGTGCAGATGGAACAACTGTGATAGAGAATGCAGAACACGTTCGTTACAAGGAAACCGACAGGTTACATGCAATGGCAATGGAACTTACCAAAATGGGAATCTCTGTCAGGGAAGAACCTGATCAGCTTACTATCACAGGTGGCACACTCAGAGGAGCCGAGCTTCATGGATGGCACGACCACAGGATAATAATGGCACTGACCATTGCAGGAATGGTTGCCGGAGATACGGTAATTGATACTGCTGAGGCCGTGGACATTTCATTCCCCAACTTCTTTGAAGTAATGAAAGAACTGGGTGCAGCGGTAGAACTTATCTAA
- a CDS encoding XTP/dITP diphosphatase: MRKIVFVTGNKGKFREVKDILAAKGFEVIQNTDGYPELQEDDLEPIAAYGAKWASDKLGMPVMVDDSGLFINILNGFPGPYSAFVEKNLGNPRVLKIMEGETDRSAVFKSVIGYCEPRAEPLTFTGTVEGKIAFEELGTGGFGYDPIFDYNGKTFGELGDEFKNTVSHRRRAVDKFVEWLDSQS, encoded by the coding sequence ATGCGTAAGATTGTTTTTGTCACAGGTAATAAGGGAAAGTTCAGGGAAGTCAAGGATATACTTGCCGCTAAAGGATTTGAGGTTATACAGAACACAGATGGTTATCCTGAGCTTCAGGAGGATGACCTTGAACCCATTGCCGCCTATGGTGCTAAATGGGCATCTGATAAACTTGGCATGCCTGTAATGGTGGACGATTCCGGATTATTTATCAATATACTAAACGGTTTTCCCGGACCATATTCTGCTTTTGTTGAAAAGAATCTTGGAAATCCAAGAGTCCTTAAGATCATGGAAGGTGAGACCGACAGGTCTGCTGTGTTCAAGTCAGTTATAGGATACTGTGAACCCAGAGCTGAGCCGCTGACCTTTACAGGAACTGTGGAAGGGAAGATTGCCTTTGAGGAACTTGGGACAGGTGGGTTTGGATATGATCCAATCTTCGATTACAATGGAAAGACCTTCGGAGAGCTTGGTGATGAATTCAAGAATACGGTTTCACACCGCAGGCGCGCTGTTGATAAGTTTGTAGAGTGGCTTGATTCACAAAGCTAA
- a CDS encoding Kae1-associated kinase Bud32 — translation MNLTNGAEAVVRVEDGVLIKERVPKNYRLKELDERIRKERTKAESRLISEARRAGVPTPIIYDIENSTIKMQYIDGVALKHVIDEKLSEQIGVLVAELHAAGIVHGDLTTSNLILFNDKIYMIDFGLSFFEGSVEARGVDVHVLFRTFESTHMDHEKLIEAFCRGYRNEFEQADEVLERVKEIEKRGRYA, via the coding sequence ATGAATCTCACCAATGGTGCAGAGGCTGTCGTCAGGGTTGAAGATGGTGTTCTTATCAAGGAAAGAGTTCCGAAGAACTATCGTTTGAAAGAACTTGATGAGCGTATCAGGAAGGAGAGGACAAAAGCCGAGTCACGGCTAATATCTGAGGCAAGAAGAGCCGGTGTTCCAACTCCTATCATTTATGATATTGAGAATTCCACAATAAAGATGCAGTACATTGATGGAGTTGCACTGAAGCACGTAATCGATGAGAAGCTCAGCGAGCAGATAGGTGTGCTTGTTGCGGAGCTACATGCAGCCGGAATTGTACATGGTGACCTGACAACATCCAATCTCATACTTTTCAACGATAAGATTTACATGATCGACTTCGGTTTGTCCTTTTTCGAAGGCAGTGTCGAAGCACGTGGTGTGGATGTACACGTCCTTTTCAGGACATTTGAAAGTACACACATGGACCATGAAAAACTTATTGAGGCATTCTGCCGTGGATACAGGAATGAATTCGAGCAGGCTGATGAAGTGCTTGAAAGAGTGAAAGAAATAGAGAAGAGGGGAAGATATGCGTAA
- a CDS encoding bifunctional N(6)-L-threonylcarbamoyladenine synthase/serine/threonine protein kinase has protein sequence MKGTVLGIEGTAWNLSAAIVNEKDVIAEVSDMYRPPIGGIHPREAAQHHAKYASYVVKGVLEEARQKGVDASNIDAISFSQGPGLGACLRTVATVARMLAISLDVPLVGVNHCLAHVEVGRWKTPATDPVTLYVSGANSQVLAYRMGRYRVFGETLDIGLGNAFDKFARSAGLGHPGGPQIEQFAKNASNYIPLPYVVKGMDLSFSGLSTAATAALKDHSMEDVCYSFQETAFAMVVEVTERALAHTGKNEVLLAGGVGANARLREMLDIMCNERGANFYVPEKRFMGDNGAMIAYLGLLMYDSGNVIDVENSHVNPNFRPDDVDVTWISRDFEEGRQS, from the coding sequence TTGAAAGGAACAGTGCTTGGCATTGAGGGCACTGCGTGGAACCTCAGTGCTGCCATCGTTAATGAAAAAGATGTTATTGCGGAGGTTTCCGACATGTACAGACCTCCAATTGGCGGGATACACCCAAGGGAAGCTGCCCAGCACCATGCAAAGTATGCTTCCTATGTGGTAAAAGGAGTACTTGAGGAAGCAAGGCAGAAAGGAGTCGATGCATCCAATATCGATGCAATCTCATTCTCGCAGGGTCCGGGACTTGGAGCCTGCTTGCGTACTGTGGCTACTGTTGCCAGGATGCTTGCAATAAGTCTTGATGTTCCTCTTGTTGGTGTAAATCACTGTCTTGCCCATGTTGAGGTTGGGCGCTGGAAAACTCCGGCAACTGATCCGGTCACACTGTATGTCAGTGGTGCAAATTCACAGGTTCTGGCTTACAGGATGGGACGATACAGGGTATTTGGCGAGACTCTTGATATCGGACTTGGAAATGCTTTTGATAAATTTGCACGCAGTGCAGGTCTTGGACATCCGGGAGGACCGCAGATAGAGCAGTTCGCCAAAAATGCTTCAAATTACATTCCACTTCCCTATGTTGTAAAGGGAATGGACTTATCGTTTTCAGGGCTTTCAACCGCAGCAACCGCAGCACTCAAAGATCATTCCATGGAGGATGTCTGTTATTCATTCCAGGAGACTGCTTTTGCGATGGTAGTCGAGGTTACCGAACGTGCGCTTGCACACACCGGAAAGAATGAAGTGCTTCTGGCAGGTGGTGTCGGTGCTAACGCCAGACTTCGGGAAATGCTGGATATTATGTGTAACGAGCGCGGTGCTAATTTCTATGTTCCAGAAAAGAGGTTCATGGGAGATAATGGAGCTATGATAGCATATCTTGGACTCCTGATGTATGATTCAGGTAATGTGATTGACGTTGAGAACTCACACGTGAACCCGAATTTCAGGCCTGATGATGTTGATGTTACATGGATTTCCAGGGATTTTGAGGAAGGGAGGCAGTCATGA
- a CDS encoding PGF-pre-PGF domain-containing protein — MHVKNILLILFILIISIATVNASTEYANDNSLILLKAGHINTDDTVSEIENNDTTAQSLSTVSVENTESYYIVQFTGPVRYSWKQEIINAGATIYDYVPNNAFIFRMNDDVKAQVGLMDFVKWIGEYRSSYKYEPELVYASSVQIAGNLSDNENTYYVLLFCSDDYENIANSVESLGGTIISGSRTIMKVQITTEMIPEIAAINGVSWIEEYVQPTVNNDIAAGIINVNTVHETYGLNGSGQIVAIADSGLDNGEDNIDMHADIRGRILYLEDLNDNDAADYLGHGTHVAGSVLGNGSLSNGNYSGMAPEAQLVFQSIGGSSSILYPPVDLNDLFLQAYNTSTNTRIHTNSWGYTGNLGEYTERSQQVDQFMWEHPDMLILFSAGNNGASGSSTVGSPGTAKNALTVGASENYRPDNGSSSDNISQIAYFSSLGPVDDKTSDDDNISKNRIKPDVVAPGTNIVSVKSSQANIDSWYLNTNYALMSGTSMSTPIVAGSAALIRQYYMDIENVPHPSAALIKATLINGAYNLNSENMGRPDYFQGWGRVDVENSIFPQYPDFIGYFDNPEPLNDDPDNASYNSEWNVTYIVSENSEYLRTTLVWTDYPGFYASDKVLVNNLDLIIVTPDNETHYGNYGPDTVNNVEGIEFQDPAPGIYTIMVNATVINSDDSQNLSHDSLSLGTQNFSLVISSTFDVNEYPRNNNYTTDDLTVVSLNLTHPYGINQSTINMTIDGNEVSPSSDNIIGGFNVSYHTAEPYDEGYHNVSVTALTNKSEEISYEWRFYVSVEDNIITIDGLAENLVIQEETVDINVSNLKYCDFWYNIDNGDNSSNQTGFWLNTTLNMTEGHYNLTIFARDITNYTNSTTVNFTVFTESAEIDYPESGTIYYLPEDNSFTLNGTVGVATNVSIYVNGALTNYSEPVSNGVFNVSNVPLSNGTNTINISAMYNNSLNDYFTANTTIYISLGQTVNTSSSDIVTISVPGIGTNVSNPVFNFNISGTSSNPGNISASVVRGTEPENGSSLVGTVLDIRVYNESDMNYSHQFGRNVSLALGYDPYLVNNTNKLLVAWYDEEEGTWIPFRSTVNITANTTTTNITHLSIYAPHEDNTAPVISSVTNSSTTSTITLAWESSEDTDHVEVWTNGSLLGNYSGSEMTDTGLSASTLYNYSLRAVDYVGNIGEWYNTSVRTSAATSASSSSSSSGGGGGGGGSTGEDVDNIAFKDVLSVYAGKDDFVDFDFTKDQNEVDYVRYTSLKNAGRISVTIEILKSTSALVDESASGFVYKNMNIWVGKTGYAIESNIKDPVIGFKVSKDWVADNDVNIDTIVLNRYSEDVWTKLDTEQTGEDGDYYYFEASTPGFSPFAVTADIPITLDSENDEKSDTEFVTASDTSDESTAEENNSETGKSIPVLSVLVTLAIIAVASVFIRKQQD, encoded by the coding sequence ATGCACGTTAAAAACATACTCCTGATATTATTCATACTGATTATTTCTATTGCTACTGTAAACGCAAGCACTGAATATGCTAATGATAATAGCCTGATTCTCCTAAAAGCAGGACATATAAATACTGATGATACTGTTTCTGAAATTGAAAATAATGACACTACAGCTCAGAGTCTTTCAACCGTGTCCGTCGAGAACACTGAAAGTTATTACATAGTACAATTCACAGGCCCAGTGAGATATAGCTGGAAGCAGGAAATTATCAATGCAGGAGCCACAATCTACGATTATGTTCCAAACAACGCATTCATTTTCAGGATGAATGATGACGTGAAAGCTCAAGTAGGATTGATGGATTTCGTCAAATGGATTGGCGAGTACAGATCGTCTTATAAATATGAGCCAGAATTGGTATATGCCAGCAGTGTTCAGATAGCAGGGAATCTATCTGATAATGAAAATACATACTATGTATTGCTTTTTTGTTCAGATGACTATGAAAATATAGCCAACTCCGTTGAGTCACTTGGTGGAACCATTATTTCAGGTTCAAGGACTATAATGAAAGTACAAATAACCACAGAAATGATACCAGAGATAGCAGCTATCAATGGTGTTAGCTGGATAGAGGAATACGTCCAGCCAACTGTGAACAATGACATCGCTGCAGGTATCATTAATGTAAATACGGTTCACGAAACATATGGACTGAATGGTAGTGGACAGATAGTTGCCATTGCTGATTCAGGACTAGACAATGGCGAGGATAATATTGACATGCACGCAGACATCAGGGGGAGGATATTGTATCTCGAAGACCTAAATGATAATGATGCTGCTGATTACTTGGGACATGGGACCCATGTAGCAGGCTCGGTGCTTGGTAATGGTTCACTTTCCAATGGAAACTATAGTGGAATGGCACCTGAGGCTCAATTGGTATTCCAGTCAATTGGTGGCAGTAGTAGTATTCTGTACCCTCCAGTTGACTTGAATGATTTGTTCTTACAAGCATACAACACCAGTACAAATACAAGAATACATACCAACAGTTGGGGTTATACCGGGAATCTTGGAGAATATACTGAAAGGTCACAGCAGGTTGATCAGTTTATGTGGGAGCATCCTGATATGTTGATTCTTTTTTCAGCAGGTAACAATGGTGCGTCGGGTAGTAGTACAGTAGGTTCCCCCGGGACAGCAAAAAATGCGCTGACAGTAGGTGCTTCGGAGAATTATAGGCCTGATAATGGTAGTAGTTCTGACAATATAAGCCAAATTGCGTACTTCAGCAGTCTTGGACCAGTAGATGATAAAACATCTGATGATGATAATATATCAAAAAACAGAATAAAACCTGATGTGGTTGCACCTGGCACAAACATTGTGTCAGTCAAGTCCAGCCAAGCTAATATTGACTCATGGTATTTAAACACAAATTATGCACTAATGAGCGGCACAAGTATGTCAACACCAATTGTTGCAGGTTCTGCTGCTTTGATAAGACAGTATTATATGGATATAGAGAATGTACCCCATCCAAGTGCTGCTCTTATCAAGGCTACATTGATAAATGGAGCTTATAACTTAAATTCAGAAAATATGGGAAGACCGGATTATTTTCAGGGATGGGGACGTGTTGATGTTGAGAATTCTATATTCCCACAGTATCCGGATTTCATTGGATATTTTGATAACCCTGAACCATTGAACGATGATCCGGATAATGCTAGTTACAATTCTGAATGGAACGTCACTTACATTGTAAGTGAAAACTCAGAATATTTAAGAACAACTCTTGTCTGGACTGATTATCCAGGATTTTATGCTTCAGACAAAGTGCTTGTGAACAACCTCGATTTAATTATTGTTACACCAGACAACGAAACACATTATGGGAACTACGGACCTGATACTGTAAATAATGTTGAAGGCATCGAATTCCAAGACCCAGCCCCTGGAATATACACTATTATGGTGAATGCAACAGTGATAAATTCAGATGATTCACAGAACCTTTCACATGACTCACTTTCACTAGGGACACAGAACTTTTCACTTGTGATTAGTTCCACATTTGATGTTAATGAGTATCCTCGAAATAACAACTACACGACTGATGATTTAACTGTTGTTTCACTTAACCTTACACATCCGTATGGAATTAACCAGAGTACAATAAACATGACAATAGATGGAAACGAGGTAAGTCCTTCTTCAGACAATATAATAGGTGGATTCAACGTTTCGTATCACACTGCAGAACCATATGACGAAGGATATCATAATGTGTCTGTAACTGCTCTTACAAATAAGAGTGAAGAGATTAGCTATGAATGGAGATTCTATGTTAGTGTAGAAGACAACATAATAACAATAGATGGTCTTGCAGAGAATTTAGTAATACAGGAAGAAACTGTTGATATCAACGTCAGCAACCTTAAGTATTGTGATTTCTGGTACAACATTGATAATGGAGACAATTCCAGTAATCAAACAGGTTTCTGGTTAAATACAACTCTTAATATGACTGAAGGACATTATAATCTTACTATATTTGCCAGAGACATAACAAACTATACCAATTCAACAACAGTAAACTTTACCGTATTCACAGAATCAGCAGAGATTGATTATCCTGAATCTGGAACTATATATTATTTGCCGGAGGATAACAGTTTCACACTGAACGGAACAGTTGGAGTTGCAACCAATGTTTCAATTTACGTGAACGGAGCTCTGACCAATTATTCAGAACCAGTTTCAAACGGAGTGTTCAATGTAAGCAATGTCCCTCTTTCAAATGGGACAAATACCATCAATATCAGTGCTATGTACAACAATTCGCTGAATGATTACTTCACTGCAAATACTACTATATACATCAGCCTTGGACAGACTGTGAATACAAGTTCAAGTGATATTGTCACTATATCTGTTCCGGGAATAGGTACGAATGTGAGTAATCCAGTTTTCAATTTCAATATCAGCGGTACATCATCCAATCCAGGAAATATTTCTGCTTCTGTAGTCAGAGGGACAGAACCTGAAAACGGTTCATCACTTGTCGGAACAGTGCTTGATATAAGGGTCTACAATGAATCAGACATGAATTACTCACATCAGTTCGGCAGGAATGTATCCCTTGCACTGGGATACGACCCTTATCTAGTGAATAATACTAACAAGCTATTGGTTGCATGGTATGATGAAGAAGAAGGAACATGGATTCCATTTAGAAGCACAGTGAATATCACTGCAAACACAACCACCACTAATATCACTCACCTTAGTATCTATGCTCCACATGAGGATAATACAGCACCGGTTATCAGCAGTGTGACAAATTCCAGCACTACTTCAACGATTACTCTTGCGTGGGAGTCATCAGAAGACACCGATCATGTGGAAGTGTGGACAAATGGTTCACTTCTTGGAAACTATTCTGGTTCTGAAATGACAGATACAGGGCTCAGTGCCAGCACTCTTTACAATTACAGTCTTCGTGCGGTAGACTATGTAGGAAATATAGGTGAATGGTACAATACATCAGTGAGAACTAGCGCTGCAACAAGTGCATCATCTTCAAGTAGCTCTTCCGGTGGAGGAGGCGGTGGAGGTGGATCTACCGGTGAGGATGTAGATAACATTGCATTCAAGGACGTACTTTCTGTTTATGCAGGAAAGGATGATTTTGTAGATTTTGATTTTACCAAGGATCAGAATGAGGTTGATTATGTCCGCTACACTTCACTGAAAAATGCAGGTAGGATCAGTGTGACAATAGAGATACTGAAAAGTACTTCTGCACTTGTGGACGAATCTGCTTCTGGTTTTGTATATAAAAATATGAATATATGGGTTGGAAAAACCGGTTATGCCATAGAGAGCAATATTAAAGATCCTGTAATTGGTTTCAAGGTAAGCAAGGACTGGGTTGCTGACAATGATGTCAACATTGATACAATAGTCCTTAATCGCTATAGTGAAGATGTCTGGACTAAGCTGGATACTGAGCAGACAGGTGAAGATGGGGATTATTATTACTTCGAGGCAAGTACTCCCGGATTCTCTCCGTTTGCTGTGACTGCAGATATTCCAATCACTCTGGATTCAGAGAATGATGAGAAAAGTGATACAGAATTTGTTACTGCGTCTGACACCAGTGATGAGAGTACAGCAGAGGAAAACAATAGCGAAACTGGAAAAAGCATACCTGTATTGTCAGTTCTTGTAACATTGGCAATAATTGCAGTTGCATCTGTGTTCATCAGGAAACAGCAAGATTAA